CACATCATTCTCTATGTATTGGTACAGCAATGTGTTTTTCAGACTTGAATAACTTGGCTTAAAAAAACCTAGCCCAATGCAACTCACCGTACATGTCAGCTGCTTCGCTGTGGTACCGCAGGGCCCTGTCGAAGCACTCCAGGGCGTTGCAGGCAGCCCCCAGGTTCTGCAACAGGACAGCTTTCTTCCGCACCGAAAAGCCTTTCCCGCTGCAAAGCTGGAGAGCTGCGTCAAAGTGTTGCTCTGCCTGCTGGAAGCACCTCATTTCCGCATAGTGCAGCCCCAGGTGATTGTAGAGTTTGCCTGAGAGCCAAAGTGGCGGGAGAAAACACACCATTAGCTGGAGCTTGGGATCTTTCCAACTGATCAAGCAGGACCTTGTAGGCATTGCACAGCTGAAGGGAGCAAGACTCAGAGGAAATGTGTCCCCCAAAGACTGGGCCTTTCCACTGGGATGGAGCATCCCCCTCGCCCCTAGACTTAAAGGGCCCCTGGGTGTAGAAAAGGCTCAGAGGATGCCCCTCCCACTCAAAAAGTTTCCCTACTTGAAACAGGCCATcttcagttaccgtatttttcactccataagacgcacgttttccctcctaaaaagtaaggggaaatgtgtgtgtgtcttacggCGCGAATGCagacgggaggctctgctcagcgctccctttaaagagccgcatggagtgtgtgtgcagctcttgggggcttttccccgaggagggagaagggcagcccatcagtgatgggctgcccttctccctcctcggggaaaagcctgcaagtgctgcacacacgctccacacgttttgtgaaagggagcgctgagcagagcctgggatgcatacaggctctgctcagcgctcgctttaaagaatatatttttttctggcattccccctctaaaaactaggtgcatcttatggagtgaaaaatacagcacTTAAAAGAACCTTCAGCTTCCTCTTCTTGCAGAAGTTCTCTTAGCATTGTGGCGTCAGTGTGAGTTCCAGCTATGACTGGAAGATAGGAGTCAAGTCCTAGGGGCCAAGCCCCTTCgcactccaataaaatatttgagagggtaTGCCCCCCcagaagttgatggacattgccattcaaaaggCGTGCATGACCTGCATCTTGtgaggggcttacctgggccaccctaatattttattcatgttggcacccCTATCGGAGAATGAGAGGCAATTAGATTAGCATCCTGCTAGGCCAGGCTTTCCCAACcaagtgccctccaaatgttttggaccacaacttccatctgcCCCCAGCCAGACCAGCTgggctcccatcaaccctagctgtGCAGgccggggttgatgggagttgtggcccaaaacatctagaggacaccaggttggggaagtcaaGCCAAGATTTTCCTTGCAGTGCACAGGCAGAGACAGGAAGAGCCACTCCATCCTCTCTGCTGCAAGACCAGCTCCATCAAGACCTTCCTCTCCCTGTTCCCATTCAAGTTGGTCATTAGAAGAACTACCCCTCCTTCCCTCAACACAGCCAGGAATATAATATAActgcaactcaggataacacttcatgcatctgcagAGGTGGGCTGTAATTCACAAAAgctcatgccataataaatttgttagtttttaaggtaccacaaggctctttgttgtttttgctgctagAGACTAACCCAAGGGATACACCTCTGGAAAATATGTAGCTTTTGTAATTGGTGCCTattttatggttaccagatttttttcaaggaatccgggtgcacttttaaaaaaaatttcatgCTTCATTATTTTTGGAAAgggttgcccagagttcttgaccTTTTTTAGGGGGTGTGCACCTCGACACAAGGCAGGTGGAGAAGCCCATCTCCCATCTACAAACACACAAACGCCCCCAAAAAAGAGGTTTGCGGGGGGAGAGATCGACTAAAGGTGCTCGCTGGTCTTGGGaaaacacacattaaaacacacacacaaggctccatctctctctctctctgtcttgcaatgcagcagagctcttttctaggcttctcctcttcttcttcaccgCTTCAGCGCcttgctcaccccccccccaaaactcgGGTGTGCAGAGCCCGCAGCAGAAGAGTCTCTGTGCGATTTTGGGGCAAGCGTTGAACGAGGAAGCGAGTCAGAAGGAAGCTCTCTGGCTCGCGCCTCAGTTTAAATAGCCCCCCCTCCCAGCCAgcagattggctggctggaactttGACATGGTCGGGACCTCCagtgctgctcgctgccatggcaccCACCGTGTTGCCTCACTGGAAGTCCCCAGGCATAAATCAGGGGACATTAAttaaaatccggggacattccggggacatattttgtccggggacagattggtgaatccggggacgtctggtaaccctagcctATTTgcctgttttcctcttccctccctctcctttccctttgtGATGTGCCCATTGTAAACATGTGAACAGGGACAATCTTATTTTTAATGACCATACGTAAGTTGCCCTTGGAGCCTTTCTAGCTGAATAATGTGTTGGTACATCTGTCTCACACACACTGTCCCTGGGCATGAGATTTCGTCTTCTGATTCATCTTAATACTTGTCTATCAAAAAGCCTGCATTTGGGAATCCCCATTCCTGCTGAGATCAAGGGTGGAAACAGGGTCCCAAAGGCAGAGTAGCTCATCTGGCTAGAGGGCACTCTGGCAGCCCCCTGAGATTTCTGGGGTGGCAGGATTTTTCCTTAAGGAGACCCAATGGGGACTAGGGAGGTACTTAGCTATACCCAGCAGTTCCTGGTTCCTTATCTTGGTGCACAACCGGCTGCAGGCCTGCAAGCTCTCCAAGACGTCGTCTGGGGAGTACACTGGGCTTTGCAGGAAGTAATTTGCTGCCTCCCTCATAGCCATGGCTGCGTCTTCTGGGAGTTGCACTCTTTGGTAGGCCTGGCCGGCCAGGCGAAAAGACTGTGCGGCTGACTCCACGTCACCTGTGCTCACCAGGCAATAGGCCAGCTTGATCAGGGCATCGGCTGCGCTTTGCGTTTGATTTGTGCTGTATTCCTGGATAGCCTTTCCGTAGAACTCTGCGGCTTTTGCGTATTCTCTCATGTCGTCGTAAGCAGCGCCCATGTTGAAGGAGAGGTCGCCATCCTTCTCCTCAGCTCCGAGCTCCTTGGCCTTCAACAGACACTTGAGTCCCTTCTGGGGCTTGCTGGTGGCAATGTAAGCCGCCCCGAGGTTGAAGAGACACTTGGCTTTGGAGCGAGGCTCTGGGAGGCTACCTGAGAGCCTGTATGCCTTTTTGAAGGCAGCCAAAGCCTGGCCTTCCTCATTGCTGCTGAAAAGACATATACCAGCCTTCAACAGCCTTTGCATTTCAGTTTGGACAGAGCCCAGCTGGCTCACAGGCTGGTCTCCGACAGAGCCAGAGATCGGAGGAGCAGAGGCCATCTCTTCCAAAGGGGCAATGGAAGGGGAACTGCAAAAGGAAGCAGAGCATCACAACCATCTGCACTTTGAAGCACAGTTTATCTGCatatttaggttttttttaaaaaaatctagactgcttttcttttcttttttgttgttgttaatttcaaattctttttttcccttcttttttttgtatcaaagattttcttgttttacaaaagtgtttgcaatgtctctctcatatttccccccccatgtaacatttttacaaatcagtttcatttgttgagacattgggaagaaaaagggggaaagaggtggagggggggaaagatgggtgggggtggggtcaggtgacggtgtttctattttacttactatatgtagggtttggtgtcagcgttgtttgtgtagGTTCTTTgttgttcgcttgtgttcctttggtggtgagagaggttggggttggtctagggtgtggttgttcatttgtggttggctgtggtggtctttgttttcatgtgtgagtggggtgggtgggtgttttggatcaggttagccatattgatttgtatgttgttggtgggtttttgtcgttgtcttgttgggctgtgtatgtgataaaggggagccataccggggtgaaggtatCTAGACTGCTTTTCAAGGCACAGACCCTGGCTCTAGGTAACCACCTCCCACCTCCAAGTGATGGGTCAGAAAAACAAATGTAAGGGAGACCCATGGCTGGCATCAGCACCCAGCCCTTCCAGGGTGCAAGTTGTCCAAGTAAGCCACCCTTCTCAGAAGATGGAGGTGCcactttcctctcttcctccatgtgGTCAGGCAAGATGACCTTCACGGTCGCCCTCCCCTGCTTTATGATTTGCCCCACTCCCCTTTTTATAGCTCCCAAACCAGGGGCCATCATCACTACACCTTGTGGCAGAGAATTCCAAAGAACATCAGGATGTTACACAGAGATCTCACCATCTTGTCTAATGCCTCACTTTCCCACTGATCTTGCAGTGAGAATGCATCATGTAGCTATATTTGTATGTTGCCGTTTCAAACGATCGGTGTCAAGAGgttataaaatcatagagttgtagagttggtagTGACCCTGAGGATGTCCAACCCACTGTGAGGcagcaatatgcagctgtctcatatggtgatcaaacctgcaaccttgctgttATCAGTACCAACtgagctctaaccaactgagctgtccagctGGTGTCCGTGCCTTCCATTTTTCCTACATGCATTTTATTATCCAATACTTGTTTCTCTTGCCCGCTCCCCACAACGTAGCTTTAAAATGATTTCTAACAGGCAAAAGGGagcagaaaaaaagggggggatattATGAACTAACACGTGTCTTCCATGAGAACATTACTGACAGGCAGCACAAACAAGTCAGCAGAAAGACAAAAGGAGCTTTTGAAGAGAGAGATGCAGATTTTGGTATAATATTAGCTTCAGCTATCCAGGGAGCTCATTAGTTCCTCATTAAATGTTTGCTATAAACATACGTTTTGATTTATAATTATGTAATGAGCTGGAGAGCCTCGTTTCCCATCATCATGCTTTCCAGCTTGCATGGCTGTTGTGCAAACTAGACTTTGATTAAAAATTGTTAATTGATGGGGGGTGGTCAATAAAGGAAGCAGCACCATTTATGATCTGTGCAGTGGGAATCCTCTCGATTTCCTGGCTCTGGTGGATTATCTTTGGCTGCTTGAATGCCTTTCCAGGGAGCTATTTTGGTCTgtatctgcatgtgtgtgtgtaagagagagagagggagagagattctgGGAGAAGAGGCAAAAGTCTctgcaaaggggtgggggaaagcagcata
The nucleotide sequence above comes from Podarcis raffonei isolate rPodRaf1 chromosome 14, rPodRaf1.pri, whole genome shotgun sequence. Encoded proteins:
- the LOC128401802 gene encoding tetratricopeptide repeat protein 24-like — protein: MASAPPISGSVGDQPVSQLGSVQTEMQRLLKAGICLFSSNEEGQALAAFKKAYRLSGSLPEPRSKAKCLFNLGAAYIATSKPQKGLKCLLKAKELGAEEKDGDLSFNMGAAYDDMREYAKAAEFYGKAIQEYSTNQTQSAADALIKLAYCLVSTGDVESAAQSFRLAGQAYQRVQLPEDAAMAMREAANYFLQSPVYSPDDVLESLQACSRLCTKIRNQELLGKLYNHLGLHYAEMRCFQQAEQHFDAALQLCSGKGFSVRKKAVLLQNLGAACNALECFDRALRYHSEAADMYGALGERAAQAQCHYNLATAHGQLKNYDMAGFYSQQALKAFVDAGDSYGEAQACEQLGMTHLCQGHFGPAIRYYKQALALFEKSKEASEIPQKRIWKKLAAVANYQANAEDEFADSAITDSLLHHPECGACSPGIPLQRAGADRAV